In Tenrec ecaudatus isolate mTenEca1 chromosome 4, mTenEca1.hap1, whole genome shotgun sequence, a single window of DNA contains:
- the MUC15 gene encoding mucin-15 has product MWTLAEVLLASSSFSLLLFGTHGKENSEIRITKSNTEVLKTVGHESIPLETGGKLVEENRDTYKSSTSNPSVLDPLTDKHAKETVSSDSSTDNSSRIRPATTTFSTSPPLIHSFVSKLPLNSSVIEEHSLPDSAPANATSPAVPAETFTSPMATLTRNQTDNSSMAVSIQPPVPTTRSLTPLIVEPTTWLTTANDSFAGFTPYAEKTTAQPTVKFTNTSKILSNTADPQQENRNTGVVFGAILGAILGASLLSLVGYMLCGRRKNDSFSHQRLYDDRNEPVLRLDNAPEPCDVSFGNSSYYNPSVLDSSMTLGRERAPEGIPMDDIPPLRISV; this is encoded by the exons ATGTGGACCTTAGCAGAAGTTCTGTTGGCATCAAGTTCGTTTAGTTTACTACTATTTGGAACCCATGGGAAGGAAAATTCAGAAATTCGTATAACAAAAAGCAATACAGAAGTCTTAAAAACAGTTGGACATGAATCTATTCCTTTGGAAACCGGAGGAAAATTAGTGGAAGAAAATAGAGACACCTACAAGTCCAGCACAAGCAATCCCTCTGTGTTAGATCCATTAACTGATAAACATGCCAAGGAAACTGTCTCCAGTGACTCGTCAACAGACAACTCTTCCAGGATTAGACCAGCGACAACCACATTCTCTACAAGTCCTCCCTTGATCCATAGCTTTGTTTCTAAATTGCCTTTGAACTCATCTGTAATAGAAGAGCATTCTTTGCCAGACTCAGCACCTGCCAATGCAACATCACCTGCTGTACCTGCAGAGACGTTCACGTCGCCAATGGCTACTTTGACCAGGAATCAAACAGACAACAGTTCCATGGCTGTTAGTATCCAGCCTCCAGTACCAACTACCAGGTCTTTGACTCCCTTGATCGTGGAACCAACTACCTGGCTTACCACAGCCAATGATAGTTTTGCTGGCTTTACACCCTATGCAGAAAAGACCACTGCACAACCCACAGTAAAATTTACGAATACTTCAAAAATCCTTTCAAATACGGCAGACCCCCAACAAG aGAATAGAAATACAGGAGTAGTGTTTGGGGCCATTTTAGGAGCTATTCTGGGTGCTTCCTTGCTTAGTCTTGTTGGCTACATGTTGTGTGGCAGAAGGAAAAACGATTCGTTTTCCCATCAGCGGCTTTACGATGACAGAAATGAAccag ttctTCGATTAGACAATGCACCAGAACCTTGTGATGTGAGTTTTGGGAATTCTAGCTACTATAATCCCAGTGTGCTTGATTCATCTATGACCTTGGGCCGAGAGCGTGCACCGGAGGGCATTCCTATGGACGACATCCCTCCACTTCGGATCTCAGTATAA